In Desulfuromonas sp. KJ2020, a single window of DNA contains:
- the ftsH gene encoding ATP-dependent zinc metalloprotease FtsH → MPKLVWRQILILALVAFAFNAYLIYRAPVVPERVATVSYSLLKEEARRSNIQKITFQDKSIEGVFREPIALDAEKTAPDSTVLYPRFSATLPPFDDPELLELLQKGQTEINVLPEEEPSAWSSVLVYLVPWLLIIGFWWFIIKGLRSRGGVGGSGLMGNFSKSGAKLYSQEHSRVTFDDVAGLDEAKQELMEVVEFLRSPKKFARLGGKVPRGILLVGPPGTGKTLMARAVAGEAGVPFFSISASQFIEMFVGVGASRVRDLFSNAKKNAPSIIFIDELDAVGRSRGTGLGGGNDEREQTLNQLLAELDGFEPHEEVIIMSATNRPDVLDPALLRPGRFDRQVVVERPDWRAREAILKVHTRKVPLADDVDLQVIARGTPGMCGADLESLVNEAALIAAREDRDQVSMAHLETAKDKILMGAERKLFLSEEEKKITAYHEAGHTLVAKLLPGADPIHKVTIIPRGHALGVTQQLPDDDRYHYTRDYLMTRITVFLGGRAAEKAVFGVVSTGAQSDLKEVTELAEKMVCQWGMSDKIGPVTFSRGEEHPFLGRKLAVEKTFSEQMAWLIDQEIEKIIKEGEKGADEIIEKHRSALERLAAALLEEEVLERGRVESIMKSAETAEQEDPSG, encoded by the coding sequence TACCGGGCGCCGGTTGTACCAGAACGGGTTGCTACCGTCAGCTACAGCCTCCTCAAGGAGGAAGCCCGCCGGAGCAATATCCAGAAGATCACCTTTCAGGATAAATCGATTGAGGGCGTTTTCAGAGAGCCCATTGCTTTGGATGCGGAAAAGACGGCCCCAGATTCTACAGTCCTCTACCCGCGGTTTTCGGCCACCCTGCCGCCTTTCGATGATCCCGAACTGCTTGAGCTTTTGCAGAAAGGCCAAACCGAGATCAACGTTCTTCCCGAGGAAGAACCCTCCGCCTGGTCTTCCGTTCTGGTGTACCTGGTTCCCTGGCTGCTCATTATCGGTTTCTGGTGGTTTATCATCAAGGGGCTGCGTAGCCGCGGCGGCGTCGGCGGCAGCGGTCTGATGGGAAACTTTTCCAAGTCGGGCGCCAAACTCTATTCGCAGGAGCATTCGCGGGTTACCTTCGATGACGTCGCCGGTTTGGACGAAGCCAAGCAGGAACTTATGGAGGTGGTGGAGTTTCTGCGCTCCCCCAAGAAATTCGCCCGCCTCGGCGGCAAGGTGCCTCGCGGCATCCTGTTGGTCGGTCCGCCGGGGACGGGCAAGACACTTATGGCCAGGGCAGTGGCTGGTGAGGCCGGGGTTCCCTTCTTCTCTATTTCGGCTTCCCAGTTTATCGAGATGTTTGTCGGCGTCGGCGCCAGCCGGGTGCGCGATCTGTTCTCCAATGCCAAGAAAAATGCGCCCAGCATTATCTTCATCGATGAACTCGACGCCGTTGGCCGGTCGCGTGGTACGGGCCTGGGGGGCGGCAATGACGAGCGGGAACAGACCCTGAATCAGCTGCTGGCCGAACTTGACGGTTTTGAGCCCCACGAGGAAGTCATCATCATGTCGGCGACCAACCGGCCCGATGTGCTTGATCCCGCCCTGCTGCGGCCGGGCCGCTTTGATCGCCAAGTCGTGGTGGAACGCCCCGACTGGCGGGCCCGTGAAGCCATCCTGAAGGTGCACACCCGCAAGGTGCCGCTGGCCGATGATGTCGACCTGCAGGTAATTGCGCGCGGGACGCCGGGAATGTGCGGAGCGGACCTGGAAAGTCTGGTCAACGAAGCGGCTCTCATTGCCGCCCGGGAGGATCGCGATCAGGTCAGCATGGCCCATCTGGAAACGGCCAAGGACAAGATTCTCATGGGGGCCGAGCGCAAACTTTTTCTCTCGGAAGAAGAGAAAAAGATTACGGCCTATCATGAAGCCGGGCATACGCTGGTGGCCAAACTGCTGCCCGGCGCCGATCCTATTCATAAGGTCACCATCATCCCGCGCGGGCATGCGCTGGGTGTTACCCAACAGTTGCCCGATGATGACCGCTATCACTATACCCGGGATTACCTGATGACGCGCATCACCGTGTTCCTTGGGGGGCGGGCGGCGGAAAAGGCCGTTTTCGGGGTGGTGTCGACGGGGGCGCAGAGCGATCTCAAGGAGGTGACGGAACTGGCCGAAAAAATGGTCTGCCAGTGGGGGATGAGCGATAAGATCGGACCGGTTACTTTCAGTCGGGGCGAAGAGCACCCTTTTCTGGGGCGCAAACTGGCGGTTGAGAAGACCTTCAGCGAACAGATGGCCTGGCTGATCGATCAGGAGATCGAAAAGATCATCAAAGAGGGAGAAAAGGGCGCCGACGAAATTATCGAAAAGCATAGGTCCGCTTTGGAACGATTGGCCGCGGCCTTGCTGGAGGAAGAGGTGCTGGAGAGGGGCCGGGTGGAGAGCATTATGAAATCGGCCGAAACGGCTGAGCAGGAAGATCCGTCAGGCTGA